Within Metabacillus schmidteae, the genomic segment TGGTGGTATTAACGAAAAATCAAGTCAATTAACTGTAGACCTTTATAAAGCATTTGTAAAAGGAACAATTCATGTAACTGATTCTACAACAGCAGAAATGGTGAAGTTAATGGAAAACACGTATCGTGACATTAATATCGCTTATGCTAATGAATTAGCCCGTATTGCTGAGAATATTGGTTTTAATGTATGGGAAGCAATTGATCTGGCTAACTGTCATCCTCGTGTTAATATTCATAAGCCAGGTCCTGGGGTTGGAGGACACTGTATTGCAGTAGATCCATACTTCATTATTGAACAGGCTCCACAAGAGGCTCGTTTAATTACACTTGCACGTGAAATTAACACTTCTACACCTGTTACAGTCGTAAGCCTGGTTGATAAAGTTCTAAAAGGAATTAACCATGCAACAGTGAGTGTGTTCGGGCTTGCATTTAAAGGAAATATTGATGATATGCGTGAAAGTCCGGCATTAGAAATTGTTGAAGAATTAAAAGCAAAAGGGTTTGATTTGAAAATCTATGACCCATATGTTAAAGATTCTTATGAAAATAAAGCAAACAGCGTTGAGGAAGCAGTTGAAAATAGTGATTTAATTCTTGTTTTAACTGATCATGCTGTATTCAAGGATATTAACTTTGACGAAGTGAAAAACAAAATGAGAACTCCAAAAATCCTTGATACTCGTAACTTGTTAGAAAACCTGCAACTAACAGAAAAAGGTATTGATTATTTAC encodes:
- a CDS encoding nucleotide sugar dehydrogenase, whose product is MRLTVLGLGYIGLPTAVMFAKHGVQVHGVDVNAKVVAMLNNKELHIEEPGLPEMLAEVIDNGTLTVGTEPKAADAYIIAVPTPINADKSANLDYVRSATEMIVPYVEKGNLVILESTVPPKTIENIMMPVLEKTGLVFGEELYISHSPERVLPGKLFEELVSNDRIVGGINEKSSQLTVDLYKAFVKGTIHVTDSTTAEMVKLMENTYRDINIAYANELARIAENIGFNVWEAIDLANCHPRVNIHKPGPGVGGHCIAVDPYFIIEQAPQEARLITLAREINTSTPVTVVSLVDKVLKGINHATVSVFGLAFKGNIDDMRESPALEIVEELKAKGFDLKIYDPYVKDSYENKANSVEEAVENSDLILVLTDHAVFKDINFDEVKNKMRTPKILDTRNLLENLQLTEKGIDYLQIGSDLLRGVSCEN